One window of Paenibacillus sp. FSL K6-3182 genomic DNA carries:
- a CDS encoding pentapeptide repeat-containing protein, whose translation MIHEFSQHIPEWNRGSLHADCENCFGLCCVSLPFIASIDFAVDKDAGQPCSNLQSNFRCGIHQSLRERGFKGCTVYDCFGAGQQVSQVTYGGQDWRQVPDTAEQMYEVFRVMRQLYELLWYLNEALALETTQSIHDELRFMLEETERFTRLNPNSLVELNVTAHRLEINKLLLKASELVREEALRTNKQSNTRGRKKNYERGADLIGAKLRGADLIGANLRGSYLIAADLRDADLRAADLIGADFRDADLSGANLSKSLFLTQFQLNAAKGNADTKIPPTLTRPAHWLA comes from the coding sequence GTGATACATGAATTTTCACAACACATTCCTGAATGGAATAGAGGCAGTCTGCACGCTGACTGTGAGAATTGTTTTGGTTTATGCTGTGTTTCATTGCCGTTCATAGCTTCTATAGACTTTGCAGTCGATAAAGATGCGGGTCAGCCCTGCAGCAATTTGCAATCGAACTTTCGCTGTGGCATTCATCAAAGTCTTAGGGAGCGGGGATTTAAAGGTTGTACAGTTTACGATTGTTTTGGAGCTGGACAACAGGTTTCTCAGGTGACCTATGGCGGACAAGATTGGCGGCAGGTACCAGATACCGCGGAGCAAATGTACGAGGTATTCCGGGTCATGCGGCAACTCTATGAGCTGCTTTGGTATTTAAACGAGGCACTTGCACTGGAAACGACACAATCGATTCACGATGAACTTAGATTTATGCTCGAAGAGACAGAACGGTTCACTCGCCTGAACCCAAATTCACTGGTGGAATTGAATGTGACAGCACATCGTTTGGAAATCAACAAGCTGCTTCTTAAAGCAAGTGAGCTTGTACGCGAGGAAGCCCTTCGCACGAATAAGCAGAGTAACACTCGAGGCCGTAAGAAGAACTACGAAAGAGGCGCCGATCTCATTGGAGCTAAGCTTAGAGGTGCTGATCTTATCGGAGCAAATTTAAGGGGATCTTATCTGATTGCTGCGGACCTCAGAGATGCTGATCTTAGAGCGGCTGACCTTATCGGAGCTGATTTTCGAGACGCTGACCTCAGTGGTGCAAACCTCTCAAAAAGTCTCTTTCTCACGCAGTTTCAGCTTAACGCAGCCAAAGGGAATGCAGATACAAAAATTCCGCCGACGCTTACTCGTCCAGCACACTGGTTAGCATAG
- a CDS encoding ABC transporter substrate-binding protein: MKKWMKFGGVALSLTIMMVLFAACGGKSGNNTPASTTENSQTAETAATEAPKAPVETKKAKLVLNWFPKAQHGGVYAAKEQGIFEKHGFDVTLEPGGPQVSAVQIVASGKAEFGLAHADQIVIAKNQGIDLVVVAAALQGSPQAFMFQESAEVNSFEDLNGRTVFIQPGITYWDFLKSKYDLSGAKEMTYTGQHVNFLADPESVTQAFLTSEPFFMEKEGVKTKTLLISESGYNPYNVVLFVTKEYLEKNKETVGNFVAAFSEGWMSYKDTSKEVNAAIHAANPNIDLDAIDFEDQAQKEFVYGGDAAEHGFGYMTEERWSTLINQLADLGLLKNKFDAKEIFTTEFLTGK; the protein is encoded by the coding sequence ATGAAGAAATGGATGAAATTCGGGGGAGTTGCTTTATCGCTAACGATAATGATGGTCTTGTTCGCAGCATGTGGAGGGAAGTCTGGAAATAACACACCGGCAAGTACAACAGAGAATTCACAAACTGCAGAAACGGCTGCTACAGAAGCGCCCAAAGCTCCTGTAGAAACGAAGAAAGCAAAGCTTGTTCTGAACTGGTTCCCGAAGGCACAGCATGGCGGTGTATATGCGGCCAAGGAGCAGGGGATTTTTGAAAAGCATGGTTTTGATGTTACGCTTGAGCCGGGAGGCCCGCAGGTTTCGGCTGTGCAAATCGTCGCTTCTGGAAAAGCGGAATTCGGTCTTGCTCATGCGGACCAAATCGTTATCGCCAAAAATCAGGGGATTGATTTGGTTGTCGTAGCAGCGGCGCTTCAAGGCAGTCCGCAAGCGTTCATGTTTCAAGAAAGTGCGGAGGTAAATAGCTTCGAGGACCTCAATGGCAGAACCGTATTTATTCAGCCGGGCATTACGTATTGGGACTTTTTGAAGAGCAAATATGATTTGAGCGGAGCAAAAGAAATGACCTACACCGGCCAACATGTCAATTTTCTTGCTGATCCAGAATCGGTCACTCAAGCATTCCTAACTTCAGAGCCGTTCTTCATGGAGAAGGAAGGCGTAAAAACAAAAACATTGCTTATTTCCGAATCTGGTTATAATCCATACAATGTAGTCTTGTTCGTCACAAAAGAGTATTTGGAGAAAAATAAAGAGACTGTTGGAAATTTTGTCGCTGCCTTCTCCGAGGGCTGGATGTCCTATAAGGATACTTCTAAGGAAGTGAATGCTGCTATTCATGCAGCTAACCCAAATATCGATCTTGATGCGATCGATTTTGAGGATCAAGCTCAGAAGGAATTTGTTTATGGCGGGGATGCTGCTGAGCATGGATTTGGCTATATGACAGAGGAGCGTTGGTCGACGCTGATCAATCAGCTTGCTGATCTAGGGCTGCTCAAAAATAAGTTCGACGCCAAGGAGATATTCACGACGGAATTTTTGACTGGTAAATGA
- a CDS encoding ABC transporter permease, whose translation MSISSFETLQPKLETPVVVKKTSRNFGYTFKHYYLGPIVAFVLVMALWQLIPAWLGMKPFIFPKPTDVFKAAIEDWSILWEAVRITVLESVVGFLLSAVIGIFISILLASSLIMERSIYPYAIILQTIPVVAVAPLVVIWFGAGYNSIVVISFLIGFFPVVSNTLMGLNSVDSNMDELFTLYNSSKWQKMWKLRLPAAMPYIMAGLKISCTLSIVGVIVGEYVAGIGGGKGGLGYAITIAAVQMKTPFLFACGIASAILGISFYLIVSMIAKRVLGSWHESAMKTRK comes from the coding sequence ATGTCGATCTCATCATTCGAAACCTTGCAGCCTAAGCTTGAGACGCCCGTTGTTGTGAAGAAAACAAGCCGAAATTTCGGATATACATTCAAACATTATTATCTAGGACCGATTGTGGCCTTTGTTCTTGTCATGGCGCTCTGGCAGCTCATACCTGCTTGGCTTGGCATGAAACCTTTTATTTTCCCTAAACCGACAGATGTGTTTAAAGCAGCAATCGAGGACTGGTCTATTTTGTGGGAAGCCGTGCGCATTACTGTTTTGGAGTCGGTAGTAGGCTTTTTGCTTAGCGCGGTGATCGGTATCTTCATCTCCATATTGCTGGCCAGCTCTCTCATTATGGAGCGAAGCATTTATCCATACGCCATTATTCTTCAGACCATTCCCGTTGTTGCTGTAGCGCCGCTTGTCGTAATCTGGTTTGGCGCCGGCTACAATTCTATCGTTGTTATCTCCTTTTTAATCGGATTTTTCCCTGTTGTCTCCAATACATTAATGGGATTAAATTCAGTGGATTCCAATATGGATGAGTTGTTCACGCTATACAATTCGTCAAAGTGGCAAAAAATGTGGAAGCTTCGCTTACCTGCTGCAATGCCTTACATCATGGCTGGTTTGAAAATATCGTGTACCCTATCGATTGTCGGAGTCATTGTAGGGGAGTATGTGGCGGGAATCGGGGGCGGCAAAGGCGGGCTCGGTTACGCCATAACGATAGCTGCTGTACAGATGAAAACACCTTTTTTATTTGCTTGCGGTATTGCTTCAGCTATTTTAGGCATCAGCTTCTATCTCATCGTCAGCATGATCGCTAAGCGAGTACTGGGCTCATGGCATGAGTCCGCGATGAAGACAAGAAAATAA
- a CDS encoding ABC transporter ATP-binding protein: MNDAAGKEIVAFNHVSKIYNTGTIALSDVHFSIKEGEFISFLGPSGCGKSTALRMVAGLEEATSGGVLVNGKEPKQLIRESNDIAYVFQEANLLPWRTVLDNVILPLELRGGNMKENKEAAKQVLEMVGLKDHFKAYPRQLSGGMRMRVSIARALAAKPKLLLMDEPFAALDEITRQTLQMELFDIWEREKMTVLFVTHNVFEAVLLSSKIAVMSARPGKLSALINVRLPYPRTLGMRTERDFGKYVELASTYLEHGTLRKELG; the protein is encoded by the coding sequence GTGAATGATGCGGCAGGGAAAGAAATCGTAGCCTTTAACCATGTAAGTAAAATATATAATACTGGAACCATCGCGTTAAGTGATGTTCATTTCTCCATAAAAGAGGGAGAGTTTATCAGCTTTCTAGGGCCGTCTGGTTGTGGAAAGTCTACTGCGCTTCGAATGGTAGCGGGGCTGGAGGAGGCTACCTCTGGTGGTGTGCTGGTAAATGGCAAGGAGCCGAAGCAGCTGATCCGTGAGTCGAACGATATTGCCTATGTATTCCAAGAAGCTAATTTATTGCCGTGGCGCACTGTGCTGGACAATGTCATTTTACCTCTGGAGCTCAGAGGTGGAAATATGAAAGAAAATAAAGAAGCGGCCAAACAAGTGCTGGAGATGGTTGGTTTAAAGGACCATTTTAAAGCATATCCAAGGCAGCTTTCTGGGGGCATGAGAATGCGAGTTTCCATTGCCCGCGCTTTAGCAGCGAAGCCAAAACTCCTGCTCATGGATGAGCCCTTTGCAGCGCTAGATGAAATTACAAGGCAAACCCTCCAAATGGAGCTGTTTGATATATGGGAACGTGAGAAAATGACTGTTTTGTTCGTGACGCACAATGTGTTTGAAGCGGTTCTGCTATCCTCCAAGATTGCCGTCATGTCGGCACGTCCTGGAAAATTATCTGCTTTAATTAATGTGCGGCTGCCTTATCCAAGAACGCTTGGCATGCGAACCGAGCGGGATTTCGGTAAATATGTTGAGCTTGCCTCAACTTATTTGGAGCATGGCACTCTTCGGAAGGAGCTGGGTTAA